The window CTCAGCCCTAGAGTGCAGGCTCCTCCTATATGCCAGGATCCAGGCTTGGCCCTTTCTCCCTCTAGGGTCTAGGTTCTGCAGCTTTCCTCCCATCATAACTCTTGCTGGCCTAGGTCTTGCCCTCACCTTCTCAGAGTCTAAGATTGGCTTCTTCTGATCCTCAACTGGGTGGCCTCTTGCCTCTCAGGGCCCAGACCCCACTCTCAGCCTCTCGAATAAACTGCCCCTCCACCCTGACCTGTGCCCCGACCAGAGCTCATGCCCCACCCTGAGCATCTTCCCAGAACCCAGGCTCTGCCCTCAGCCGCTTTCCAGAGGGGGCGTCCCATCCCCCGCTGCgagcccaggccccgcccctagCTCCATGAGTGTTCAGACCGCCCCTGCCTCCCTTCTTAAAGTCAGGCTCCTGATTGTTTTCCTTAACTCCCCTTTACCTACCAACAATCCCGGAAGGACAACTCCAATTCACTGCAGGTGAAAACTTGCCATCTGGTCAGGTGAGTCTTCCTCCAGGTCCTGGTCCCTTCTCTGgctcctttctctctgtcttcagACGGGCCAGAGGAGGGGACCTCGTGCCCTTGGCTCATGTGGGTTTTAATTCCTGGCTCTGTCCAGGTGGGCTCTGCTGCTACAGGCTGCCCGCTTCCTCCACCaggtctttctcttcctttttgctCAGTGCGGGTGGATGTCTCAAGAGGCTCTGTAACCTTGGGGAAGGAAAGAGCTGGGAGAGGGGGAACCCCTCTGTCCCTCTCATTGGAAGACTCCAGTTCCAGTGGTGCTGCCCACCTGGGGACGCAGAGCTTGGGAAGCTCGGCCTTGTGTGACTCCGCCCCTCTAACCAGGTACTGGATCTCAGCATTCCCAGCAGAGTTTGACTTGAACCCAGAGTTGGCTGAGCAGATCAAGGAGCTGAAGGCTCTGCTAGACCAAGAAGGAAACAGGCGGCACAGCAGCCTCATCGACATCGAGAGCGTGTGCGTGGGGGGACCTCAGGGGGGGACTCAACATCCTACACCATCTGCACTTaataataaatgtctgttgaattGAATGAGTGAGGGTCATGTCACTCTCTTGCTTAAAGACCTTCCATGGCTCCCTGTCGCCTTTGAAATGCCTGTCTGGCCACGGAGGCCTTTCACGGCCTCCAGCCAACTTGGTGTTCCTGCCTTATCTCCCACGGCCCACTGCCCATCCCACGCGCCTCATACCTTGGCTACACCGGGTTCATCGCCTGCATCCTTCCCCACCATGGTGCTCCGCTCCTGTCATTGCCCTTGTCTCCTTCTCCGTGCCACCAAGACTTGGCTCAGGTGTGAAGTCTGCAGGCTCTGAGGGCTTGGGCTCTTCCAGGGCAGAGCTTGTTGCTCCCTCCTGTTTCCCATGGCACTCTGGACAGACTCCTGTGCAAAAGCCTCGGTACATGTGTCACGCTGTCCGGTGATCGTGTGTTTCTGTGTCTGTCTCCCTCAGTGGACTGTGAGCTCCTCGAGGGCAGGAACCGTGTCTTGCTCACCTCTGTATCCCAGCGCCTagtgcagtgcctggcacagagtacgTTGTCCATAAATGTGTGTCGAGTGTGTGACAGGCGGAGATGTGGAAGGCCTGGCGGGACGAGGGCCGTTCGTGCCTAGCACAGTGGCTCCCCAGTCAGCCCGAGTGGCGTGTCTGCGTGAATGTGGGGCCACAGGAGAGGGGGTGTCCCCAGCACAGGGCTCACTTCCCCTGCCCCCTCAGCCCCACCTACAAGTGGAAGCGCCAGGTGACCCAGCGGAACCCCGTGGGACAGAAAAAGCGCAAGATGTCCCTGTTGTTCGACCACCTGGAGCCCCTGGAGCTGGCGGAGCACCTCACCTACTTGGAGTATCGCTCCTTCTGCAAGATCCTGGTGTGGCCCCAGGGCTTGTGGTTGGGGTCAAGTGTGGGCTGGGAAGGGGGCTCCAGGAGGGACAGGGTCTCTGGGGCAGGATGGGTCACAGGGAAGGCCAGGGGGATTCATCAGAGGAGGGCGAGGCGTGGTCATCTGCAGGGAGAGGGGCCAGCCAGGTGCTGAGGCTGCTCCACCTGCCCCCAGTTCCAGGACTACCACAGTTTCGTGACTCATGGCTGCACCGTGGACAACCCCGTCCTAGAGCGATTCATCTCCCTCTTCAACAGTGTCTCGCAGTGGGTGCAGCTTATGGTCCTCAGCAAGCCCACAGCTCCTCAGCGGGCGCTGGTCATCACACATTTCGTCCACGTGGCTGAGGTGCCCGCCTCTCCCCCATCGCCCCCGCCTCCCTGCGGCTAGGCAGGCCAAGTCCATCCTTCATCCGCAGCCACCGCCTCCTCCCCACCAAGGCTGCCTCAACTCCTGACTCATTGCCTCCCCTCTCCATTGCCCTCTCAGAAGCTGCTCCAGCTGCAGAACTTCAACACTCTGATGGCAGTGGTTGGGGGCCTGAGCCACAGTTCCATCTCCCGCCTCAAGGAGACCCACAATCACGTTGGCCCTGAAACCATCAAGGTGCCTGGGATGGGGGAGGGCCTGTGCTATGCTCCCCAGTGGTGGGGGCTGAGTGCCACCATCCTCATTTGAcagttggggaaactgagtcttGGAGGGGTTGCATAATGCTGGTGATGGGGGGGGGACCCACAGGTCAGCCTGACCCCAAAgcttgttctttcttcttttaaacataGTGGGTAATATAGACACAGGAAAGCTCGTAGAACGTGCGAacagtttaaagaaaaattataaagaagacaCCTGGGTAACCAGCATCCAGGCCAAGGTAGAGAGAGCCTTGCCAGGGGTGCAGCTTAGGGGCAGAGACCCTAGCACCTTATTCCCTCGCCACCAGAGGCAGCCAACGTTATGACTTTTGTGACAGTGACTTCACTTTTCTTTGTAGCTTTACATCTAATGGGGATTTGGGGTGCCCCTTTTACAATCTCCTATGAGCAAAATCATGTCCTGTGTTATTTTTTGTCTTGCCCTGTCTTTCCACTGGGGGGGGGGAGAGTCTTTTCATCCTGTCATATGGagcagtcattcattcatttttgttttcagaccATTTGCTATTGTAAGTCCACCCCAATTTATGCATCTGTTCTGTCATGGGACATCTGGGAGTGTGCCAGTTCTTCCTGTTACCGACTGTAGAGCTGGCAGCATCCTCCCAGTTCGTTGGCCTGTGCCACctcacctccctgagcctcagtttctttttccgTTAAATGTTGGTGGCATCCTGTGCCCAGTATTGGTGTGCAGGTGTGGTACTCGGCAGCAGATGTTGCTTTGAACTCGCGAGCAGGTGAAGGGGGATGATAAGGGGAATTTAACCTTTTCTCCATCCGGTGTCCTTGACTCATCTTTTTCCACATCTCCAGGGTGATGTGGGGAGGATGGtccagtgtgtgggggggtgtgatCTTTTGCCCTTTGTTCCCCAGCTCTGGGAAGGTCTGACGGAACTAGTGACAGCTACAGGCAACTACGGTAACTACCGGCGCCGGCTGGCAGCCTGCGTGGGCTTCCGCTTCCCCATCCTGGGCGTCCACCTCAAGGACCTGGTGGCCCTGCAGCTGGCACTGCCTGACTGGCTGGACTCTGCTCGGACCCGGCTCAATGGGGCCAAGATGAAACAGCTTTTCAGCATCCTGGAGGAGCTGGCCATGGTGACCAGCCTGCGGCCTCCCGTGCAGGCCAACCCTGACCTGCTGAGCTTGCTCACGGTGAGGGACGGCTCTTGGGCCTGACAGCTGTCCCTGGTCCTGGCTGTGGGCTTGGCCTTGGGTTATGGGTTCTGCTCAAGGAACGGAGATCCTCCTGGGCTCTGGAGCCTGAACTGAGCTGAGATGGGTTGCAGACTATGGTCAGGGCTGGGACCTGAGGTCTGGTATTgaggcaggcaggaggactgtgggcTGGCTTGAGGCTGGGCGTGTGTCCTGGGTCCAATTTCTGGA is drawn from Urocitellus parryii isolate mUroPar1 chromosome 4, mUroPar1.hap1, whole genome shotgun sequence and contains these coding sequences:
- the Rasgrp2 gene encoding RAS guanyl-releasing protein 2 isoform X1; this translates as MAGTLDLDKGCTVEELLRGCIEAFDDSGKVRDPQLVRMFLMMHPWYIPSSQLAAKLLHIYQQSRKDNSNSLQVKTCHLVRYWISAFPAEFDLNPELAEQIKELKALLDQEGNRRHSSLIDIESVPTYKWKRQVTQRNPVGQKKRKMSLLFDHLEPLELAEHLTYLEYRSFCKILFQDYHSFVTHGCTVDNPVLERFISLFNSVSQWVQLMVLSKPTAPQRALVITHFVHVAEKLLQLQNFNTLMAVVGGLSHSSISRLKETHNHVGPETIKLWEGLTELVTATGNYGNYRRRLAACVGFRFPILGVHLKDLVALQLALPDWLDSARTRLNGAKMKQLFSILEELAMVTSLRPPVQANPDLLSLLTVSLDQYQTEDELYQLSLQREPRSKSSPTSPTSCTPPPRPPVLEEWTSAAKPKLDQALVVEHIEKMVESVFRNFDVDGDGHISQEEFQIIRGNFPYLSAFGDLDQNQDGCISREEMVSYFLRSSSVLGGRMGFVHNFQESNSLRPVACRHCKALILGIYKQGLKCRACGVNCHKQCKDRLSVECRRRAQSVSLEGSALSPSPTHTHHRAFSFSLPRPGRRGSRPPEIREEEVQAVEDGVFDIHL
- the Rasgrp2 gene encoding RAS guanyl-releasing protein 2 isoform X2, translated to MAGTLDLDKGCTVEELLRGCIEAFDDSGKVRDPQLVRMFLMMHPWYIPSSQLAAKLLHIYQQSRKDNSNSLQVKTCHLVSAGGCLKRLCNLGEGKSWERGNPSVPLIGRLQYWISAFPAEFDLNPELAEQIKELKALLDQEGNRRHSSLIDIESVPTYKWKRQVTQRNPVGQKKRKMSLLFDHLEPLELAEHLTYLEYRSFCKILFQDYHSFVTHGCTVDNPVLERFISLFNSVSQWVQLMVLSKPTAPQRALVITHFVHVAEKLLQLQNFNTLMAVVGGLSHSSISRLKETHNHVGPETIKLWEGLTELVTATGNYGNYRRRLAACVGFRFPILGVHLKDLVALQLALPDWLDSARTRLNGAKMKQLFSILEELAMVTSLRPPVQANPDLLSLLTVSLDQYQTEDELYQLSLQREPRSKSSPTSPTSCTPPPRPPVLEEWTSAAKPKLDQALVVEHIEKMVESVFRNFDVDGDGHISQEEFQIIRGNFPYLSAFGDLDQNQDGCISREEMVSYFLRSSSVLGGRMGFVHNFQESNSLRPVACRHCKALILGIYKQGLKCRACGVNCHKQCKDRLSVECRRRAQSVSLEGSALSPSPTHTHHRAFSFSLPRPGRRGSRPPEIREEEVQAVEDGVFDIHL